From Anaerolineae bacterium:
CCGGCGTCCCCTTCCATCTGGACGATCATTTGGACCGGCTCTTCCATTCCGCCCAGATTATCGAAATGCCGCTCCCGTACACGCAGGCGCAACTGCGCGCCTGGGTGGAGCATCTGATCCGGCTCGACCATATCACCGAGTCCCTGCTGCGCATCGTGGCCTTTGGGCCCAACGGCGAGGATGAGGCGCTGGTCTACATCCTGCCCATGGTCCTGCCCCATTATCCCACCACCTTCTACACGCTGGGGGCGACCGCCATCACCTATCCGGGATGCCGGCCCCTTCCCCAGGCCAAAACCCTGAACACCCTGGTGAACTACCTGGCCCTGCGCAAGGCGCGCCAGGCCGGCGCCCACGAGGCCTTCCTGGTCAACGACGCCGGCCAGATGACCGAAGGCTCCCGCAGTAACATCTTTGCGGTGGTGGACGGCGTGCTGGCTACGCCGCCGGCGTATCAGGTGCTCTCCGGCATCACGCGCGACCTGGTGCTGAAGCTGGCGGAGAAACGGGGCATCCCCATTATCGAGCGTCCCCTTCCCCTCAGTGAACTGCCCCTCTTTGACGAGATGTTCGTCACCTCCACCAGCATGCATGTGGTGCCTATCGTGAGGGTGGATGATACGCCCATTAACGGCGGCCGCATCGGCCCCATTACCCGTACCCTGATGGGCGATTTCGAGTCGTATTACGCGCAGGTCATCGGACGGATGGCGATCCCGCTCCTCAGCCTGAAGTAACGCGTTCCGAAACCCTGGGCGCTTCCTGGAGGACAAAGAGCGCCGGCCCTGTTGATGATGGGCCGGCGCTTGTTTTTCCGACGGATTGGGCGCTCTCAGGGGGCGGGGAATTCCGCCAGCGGAGGACAGTCGGGCGCGAGGCAGAGCGCCGGCCGGCCCTCCCCGCCGGCGTGGGCCGGCTGAACGCTCTCGCTCGCGCCGGTGCCGATGGCGAAGGAGCGCAAGCCCGCGAAGGCCTCGTCGTACCACACTGCCACGTTCCAGGTGCCGGGCATGGCCGCCACTTCTGTGCCGGCAATCTCCAACCATGACCATGCGTAGAAGGTGCATTCGGCACTGTACTGCCGCTCGTAGGAGGCGTACAGAGAGCCGTCCGGTGTGTACCAGGTCCAGCGGATGGTATGGGGCACCCCGCCGGCGCGCTGCCACCAGCCCCAGGCGTAGACCGCCTCATCGTCCGGGCGGAAGACCTCCGTCACTTCCTCCGGCAGTCCGCCGGCGTTCACCCCTTTGCTGGTGACGAACTCCGCCAGCGGAGGTGTCACCGGCTCATCCAACGTGATGGAGAAATACACCATGCGCTCGTTGACGAGGCCGTCTGGCCCGCGCAGGCGCACCGTCAGGGAATAAGAGCCCAGGCCGAGGTCTGGCGGTACGGCCCGCGGCAGGTTGGCGCTGTAGGTCCCGCTGGGCCAGTTGATCTGCCAATCATGATAGCTCAACGCCGGCACCCTTCGCCCCAGCCAATCCTGCACCAGCCAGTCCACGGCGACCGGCACCGGCGCCGGGGAGTGATTGGTGATGCGGACCCATTGGTAGATCACCTCGCAGTTGCGGAAGGCGTAATTGGGCTGGTCCTTAGGGCCTTCCAGCCAGACGGCATCCAGGGAGACCGGCCAGGAGGGCGTCGGGGTTGGGGTGGGCGCCGGCGGCAGGGGGTGCAGGCGCCACAGCAGGGGCAAAAAGGTGCGGGCGATGGCCGGCGTTTCCGGCGTGGGCGTTGGCGGCGGGGGTGTGGGGGGCTCCATCGGCTCGCCCTGCAGGCGCAGGGTATATGTGCCGGCCGCGCCGTCCCTTCCATCCACCACCACGTAATAGGTGCCGGCCGGCCCGATAAAGGCCGCCGATTGGTCGCCGAACGCGATGCAGTTCAGGGGGTCACAGCCGGCCAGGACGAAGAGGTCCAGCTCCGGCTTTGCCTCCTCCAGCGTGAGGGTGACCGCTGTCGAGGCCTCCAGCTCCAGGCGGTACAAGACCTCCGGCCCCGATTCGTCCCAGGGGGCGCCGGCATAATACCGCACCTGGGATAGGCCGGCGGAGGTGTCGCCGTGATACAGCGGGGCATCGAGGCTCATCGGCAGGCTCTGGGAACAGTCCAGCTCGGGCGCCGGCGTAGGGGTGGGCGTCGGTGCTCCCGGCCGGGGCTCCAGCCGGCTCGTCACCGAACGGGTGATGCAGAAGGGGGCATTCACGTCGCAGATGAGCGCCTCGTTGGTGATGGTCATCGGCTGGCGGACCAGGGACTGCACCGCAAATGTCAGGGTGATGGCGCTGTTGGCCGGCAGGGCGCCGTCCCAGCGCAGGGTGCGCAGGTTGGGGAGGTAAATCAGTCCGCCGGTGGCACTGCCGCGCACCAACTCCACCTGGTCGGGCAGTTTGTCCGCCAGGCTGACGTGAGAAAGGGCTTCGCCGGCGTTGGCCAGCAGGATTTCATAGCGCAGGGTGGAATAGGGCGCCTCTGAGGGGCCGGCAGGATAGACCCGCTTGGCAGAAGCGTCCAGCGGCGTGGACTGGGGAGGTGGTTCGCCGGCGCGGGCGAAGGCCAGCCATCCCAACAGCACCATGCCGGCCAGCAACACTGTCATCAGCACACTGCGTTTGCGCATAGCCCTTCCCTTCCAGATAGCGGCTTCCAAAGAAAAGACGCCGCAAATTGAAAAGGGATGCGGCCTGTGTCAATCATCCTGGGCACAGCGGATGCCCACGTTGGCGTAGGTGTGGCCCGGGGCGCCCTTCTCGCGTGCCGCGGTGCGGATGTCCTTCTGCCGCATGTTCCACGCGCCGCCGCGCATGACGCGCTCCGTGCCATATGCCGGCCCGGTCGGGTTGCGCTGGACGGTCCAGGTGTAGTAATCCGCGGAATACCAGTCTGCCACCCATTCCCAGACGTTGCCGGCCATATCCAGCAGGCCGTAGGGGCTGGCGCCGGCGGGATAACTGCCGACCGGCGCCGTGTCCGCATATTTGTCATCGATGTCGGGGTGGCGGTAATCGAACGGACAGTTGGCATCGCAGAGATTGGCCAGCCGGCCGTCCGGCGGCTCCTCCCCCCAGGGATAACGGCGCGCCTGCGGGCCGCGGGCCGCCTTTTCCCATTCCGCCTCCGTGGGCAGACGCTTCCCCGCCCATTCGCAGTAGGCGCGGGCATCGTCCCAGCTCACCCAGATGACGGGGTAATGGTCGAATGCCGGGTCGTCGAAATAATGGTCGCGGGTATAGGAGAAGGAGTATTCCGGCGGCCGGCAGGCGCCGGCCTCCACGCATCGGCGGTACTGGGCATTGGTCGTTTCGGTCTTGTCCATCCAGAAGGCGTCCAGGTAGACCGTGTGCTGGGGCTGTTCGTCGCCGGCGGCGTCGCGATCATCGGTCTTGGCGCCCATGACGAACTCGCCGGCGGGGACGCGCACCATGACCTTGCCGTCGGTCGGCGAGATGCGTTCGGCCGGCGGCCCGCCGCAGGCCGCCGCGGTTCCCAGCAGAAGCAGGGCTGGCAGGAGAATCTGACAGATGCGCCGGCGAATCACTGGCACCATATGGTCTCCCCGTCAGTAAAGGATGTCCACCTGTCCGACCAGCGCAAGTATACCACAGCCGGCCGGCATGGCAAAGAGGGGTGGCCAGGGGACAGCTACCCCCGAGGTGACGGTCACCTGAATTGGTTGCCGGCCGGCCCGGGCTGTGGTATACTCCTTCCCGACATTCGCACCTGGGAGGCGTTATGCGGTCCCTTACCTCACCTGCACGCTGTCCCGCCGCGTTCCCGAACCGCCTCTGGCTGGCCGGCCTTCTGGCGGCCGGCGTTCTCCTGGACGCGCTGTTGATCTGGGCGGCGCCGGCGGAGCGCACCCTCGGCCAGGTGGTCAAACTGGTCTTTCTGCACGGCGCGCTGGTGCGCTCCTGTATGCTGGGCTTCCTGGCCGCCGGCCTGCTGGCATTGGCCTGGCTGGTGTGCCGGCACGACGCGCTCCTGCATTGGCTGACCGCCGTACAGCGGGCCACCGCGCTCGTTTGGCTCCTGTATCTGTTCTCCAGCATGATCGTCACCTACCTGGCCTGGGGTGAGCTGATCGCCTGGGGCGAGCCGCGGGTGCGCTCCACCATATATGTCACCGTTCTGCTGGCGGCGGCGGTGCTGGCGGCGGAATGGTCGCCGGCGCCTGTGGCGCGGGCGCTGGCGAACCTGTTGCTTGCGGCCGGCGCGTTATACCTGCTTGGCTCC
This genomic window contains:
- a CDS encoding aminotransferase class IV; the protein is MAGEIISEHIILNGRVLPKASATISVLNSALFYSFGVYESIEVDAGVPFHLDDHLDRLFHSAQIIEMPLPYTQAQLRAWVEHLIRLDHITESLLRIVAFGPNGEDEALVYILPMVLPHYPTTFYTLGATAITYPGCRPLPQAKTLNTLVNYLALRKARQAGAHEAFLVNDAGQMTEGSRSNIFAVVDGVLATPPAYQVLSGITRDLVLKLAEKRGIPIIERPLPLSELPLFDEMFVTSTSMHVVPIVRVDDTPINGGRIGPITRTLMGDFESYYAQVIGRMAIPLLSLK
- a CDS encoding DUF11 domain-containing protein encodes the protein MRKRSVLMTVLLAGMVLLGWLAFARAGEPPPQSTPLDASAKRVYPAGPSEAPYSTLRYEILLANAGEALSHVSLADKLPDQVELVRGSATGGLIYLPNLRTLRWDGALPANSAITLTFAVQSLVRQPMTITNEALICDVNAPFCITRSVTSRLEPRPGAPTPTPTPAPELDCSQSLPMSLDAPLYHGDTSAGLSQVRYYAGAPWDESGPEVLYRLELEASTAVTLTLEEAKPELDLFVLAGCDPLNCIAFGDQSAAFIGPAGTYYVVVDGRDGAAGTYTLRLQGEPMEPPTPPPPTPTPETPAIARTFLPLLWRLHPLPPAPTPTPTPSWPVSLDAVWLEGPKDQPNYAFRNCEVIYQWVRITNHSPAPVPVAVDWLVQDWLGRRVPALSYHDWQINWPSGTYSANLPRAVPPDLGLGSYSLTVRLRGPDGLVNERMVYFSITLDEPVTPPLAEFVTSKGVNAGGLPEEVTEVFRPDDEAVYAWGWWQRAGGVPHTIRWTWYTPDGSLYASYERQYSAECTFYAWSWLEIAGTEVAAMPGTWNVAVWYDEAFAGLRSFAIGTGASESVQPAHAGGEGRPALCLAPDCPPLAEFPAP
- a CDS encoding formylglycine-generating enzyme family protein, whose product is MVPVIRRRICQILLPALLLLGTAAACGGPPAERISPTDGKVMVRVPAGEFVMGAKTDDRDAAGDEQPQHTVYLDAFWMDKTETTNAQYRRCVEAGACRPPEYSFSYTRDHYFDDPAFDHYPVIWVSWDDARAYCEWAGKRLPTEAEWEKAARGPQARRYPWGEEPPDGRLANLCDANCPFDYRHPDIDDKYADTAPVGSYPAGASPYGLLDMAGNVWEWVADWYSADYYTWTVQRNPTGPAYGTERVMRGGAWNMRQKDIRTAAREKGAPGHTYANVGIRCAQDD